The nucleotide window ataaaacgtgacaattgttttaattcaatcaaatccacacacaaaccacatactcatcgtggttcgaccccttgctaccactaacacatagttaagggtaaattgggcttataaatattatctttgaccggagcgcgacactccgatcaaattttggcgtcgCTGCCGGGGAGTGTGTGCtttttgtgtttggatattgtttgaatttacgtgattaactgtttaaattACATAGCTTCTTTTTGTActtgtctttttctttgttacgcggggtgtgttacttgtgcagggtacaggtagtgcatgcatacgcgaAACTCGGGGAGGACTTCAccgttagtctacgaaccggaaatcaaAAGAGTAGCAAGAAGAAACTTAGCAAGCCgattagaagcaactcttgcttctaatcaaaccattgaaacaccACAATTTACATCATCTATTGAGACCaattcaatggcaaaccaaaaTTCCacccaaaatcaaaaccaaaatccACACCAATTCCAATACCGAGGAACCTTCAATCCCAGCCCAAACgttcaacctatacctcaagaacaaccgggtggCAACAACTCTAGACCACCCACACCGCCTTTCCAAACCCGCGGCCCAAATAACAACCAAAGAACACCTCCACATCAAAACCTCAACCGACAAAACCCTTTACCCACCAACCTTGACGACCGAAACGTTAACTCCGATcgtagaggtaaccgtgatcgTGACAATCCCGCGAATGAAGACCCATTCTTCAATATCGACGATTTGAGAGACGCTATCCCCGATGACGAACCATTTAGTGTTCCcagttatcaatcgccggaacatgtgAGTGTTCACACGGAAAATTCGGATGATGGGGGATATTACGATGATCGagctaatgatgatgaagattgggggtATGTGAACAGAGGTAACATCTACAATGCTAGAGGTTTTGAAGATGATGAGTTTGGCTACCAAAACGCCAACTTTGTGGGGAATGATGACTACGGGTATGGGAATGTTAGAAATGACGGTTATGGAAATAACCGCCAGCCACGAAACAATAATCCAAGGAACCGGGATGACGGTTattacaacaataacaacaatgctaACCGTAACCGGATTCCCCAATTCGTGGGGGGTGGTAATAAAGGTGGAGATAGAAGAGGTGACCAAAGGGATAATCAAAGGCCGGTTGATCAAGAAGTGAACGGCCTGCGTCGTCATCAACAACCCCCACagggagtaaatgaccgttttAGGCTTGTGGTCACCGACAATGACTCTCCAATAGTTTGTGAAAGAAGGATGTTCGATTGCAAGCCCCactacatcaacatacttccccACTTCAACGGGAGGTCCAATGATGAACCGTACACTCATTTGGCGGAGTTTTCGTCTATATGTAGCACTATCGGGGGGGGCATAATTTTGCATTGGAGGAGGTCAAGCTTCGATTATTTCAGTTTTCGCTAAAAGATAAAGCGAAGCAATGGTTTCTTACACTTCCGGCGAATAGTATTCGCACATGGACTGAAATGCAACAAGTTTTTCTTGACGAATACTACTCAATGGCGaagaccgacgatgctagagatgaaattcggtctTTTCGCCAACTTTCGAGGGAACCGTTACATGAAGCATTCACTCGATTCAAGGAATTGATCCGGAAGTGCCTACATCATCAAATCGAAAGGTGGGAGTTGGTTAAATGCTTCGTGGGGGGTTTAGATGATGAGACGTGGAACCGCCTTGAATCGGCCAGTAATGGAACTCTATTAAGCAATCACGAGGATGACGATTGGGAGTTCCTAGAAAGAATGAGTAAAAGGTCAAAAGCGAAAGAGTCAGCTGATCGAGCCAAAAAGCACCCCACCTCAAGGTCTTGGCCCGATCGTGATGTGAATTCTAAGGATCGAATTGAAACGTTAGAGCGGGAGTTGGCTTGCATGAAGAAAAGAGAAGTGAATGCGGTGCAATACGCCGTATGTGAGGAATGCGGAGACATCGGTCACCGGACCGAGAATTGTCAAGCCACCGTGGAGGTGAATCAAGTGTATGGGGACCGAaggcaatatgacatgaactccaacacttatcACCTCGGGTTGAGGAACCATCCTAACTTTAGGTATGGTAATTTCTCCaaccaaatgaacccgaatttccaatcgggaaATCAAGGTGGGTATTCGCACCAAACTCGCCAAAGAGGTTACAACCAAGATGGTCACGGGTCGACGAATAATCAAGGAGGTGGTGGTGATTTGAATGCAAAGATAGATGTAATGCTTTCAATGATGCAAAAGTCCAAGAAAGAGAATGAAATTCGGGACAAATCGCATGAAGCATTAGCAAAACAAGTGGGCCAACTTGCGGAGGAAATGGCTCAAATGAGGGGAAGCATGGGAAAGCTCCCAGGTGACACTACAGTGAACCCGAAGCATCAAGGTTCAAACACAAGCAACGTGAGGAATGCTCGCGTTAACGCGGTAAGTATTCTTTTAAATGATGAAGTTTGTAGTGTTGAAAGCATTCCACCACCACAATTAGTTGATGGTGTAGTGGAAAATATAAATGATGAGCTGGaaattgaaaaggaacaagaaACGACTTCACAAAGTAAAATTGAAAATGTAActaaaaaatctttttgtgaaaattgtttaaatcaaCTTAACCCGATTAATGTATCAAAATTTGAAGAACGTTGCCCACCAAAGGACGAGAGGTGGGAAAATTTTAAACAAGCAAAAATTAATTTACCATTACTCGATGACATTAAAAAGGTTCCGGCTCATGTGGAATGCTTAAAGGAGTTAAGCATCGAAAAACGGCACAACAAATTACCCGAACCGGTTGATTTGATATCTCATGTTAGTGTCGTTCTATCGAGTGCCCTTCCTCAAAAAGCTCAAGATTCGGGAGACTCTCTTATTACAATTCAAATTGGAACCTTCAAAATTGAGAGGGTGCTCCTCGATCTTGGAGCTTGTGTGAGCATTTTACCCGggagtttgtatgaccaatacgattttggtccattaAAAAAATTTGATACTCCCGTGGTATTGGCCGATCAGACTCCCACGCATCCAAGGGGGTGGTGGAGGATGTGACTGTTAAGGTGGATGATTGCTACTACCCAGTTGACTTTTTGGTAGTAGACTATGTTGGGTGTGTTGAGGACACCCAACTGGTAGTTATCTTGGGTAGACCGTTCTTGGCAACTGCTAATGCCATAATAAATTGTGCAACGGGAACGGTAAGCATGAAGTTTGGGGTCCGggaattaaatttaaatttttttccaAATTTCACTAACCCGCTCGGTGAGGATAAGTTTCCTAAAAAGGACATGAATCCAAACAAAAAGGTGTGTGCTATGGTTGGTAGGTTTGGAGAAATAAGGAAGAAAATGGTCAAGAAAAAGAAGGCGAAAAAGTCACCTctagaaaagaagaaggaagaggAGGTGAGGAAGTTTAGACCGTTTGGCAACAAATGGTATGAATCACCGGTGGGTGATTTCGAGGAGTTTGTAGGCGGAAAGCATGACATTCGACCACCATGAGGTGGTAAGTcaattgttgttgtatattttatttCGCATTTCGTTTTAGTTGTTATCCGTAGTTTAGTTAGtattgttgttgtataattttgttatttcgttttagtagttaaatgaacattgtgggtgtgttccctatataaccctcacgagaccttctcctcctcccgagctatcgggtgGTTCAAAGGGCTTGCGTGCATATGCTAAATGCcgccgtgattcctacgaaagtgagttaggattgttattgttgtaaattatttttccacaaaaatcaaggtaatttaacgcatgatttggtaacactttcataaaaatggtagaactaactacctaacaaatttcaatggttgtgagaagcatgcttctacacaagggttaagatttgtaggtacaacatgtTCGCGAGACAACCGTTTTTATGACGAGAAGAAGAAGATATGAGCATCTAGCaacaaaaatcaggtgcatgcgttTCCTTTTACCTTGATTCTTAGAGTAGTAAAAAGTggattgtattttgtattttatttttccggggtgaaattttgggaaggttagccgtgtcacatcccttatgcgtttttaaaactctagttcttacacattgaggacaatgtttacctcaagtgtggggatgggggagtagtaaaagttttcgattttgacccgttcatttaaacactacacattgaggaaaatgtttacctcaagtgtggggatggaagaaaatttcaaaaaattttcaaaaatttcttgtttcaaaagcaatcttaaaagcacaagtaactaagttaaCAGGAgatggcacaacccatttggtcttttgtcatggtcaagctcaaattaatagcatgacgggtatttagcgggtggttatttgggaataattcgcctaaagAACTAGCattttatgcatatcacataccatacccttatacatgaggttttgagccacttttatatcatagatttacatatacatgtttctttgtttgagtggaccattagtcacatattgtagaacttgcgacttttgatacgtttgagaccatagatcGAATACAAGCacaagaatgattaaggcattaggtaaaccttttccattttacaccatttttatatccttacccaaaaattTATCCCTTAGTAGACAATTTTGAGCCTaatcctttcgtttgaccaccctatagcccataacctttaacctttttcttttatacccgtgtgatggaaattcgattataggagtcaagtttgtatagttgtgaattgtttgtttgcataaaaaaAGAGAgataaaaattagaaaatgttgcgaaaaagaatAGAAAGCCattgagaaaagaacaaaaatatgtatttctagttgttgaataaaaggcgaaaatcATTGCCTCGAAGTTGACGTATAGTTTAGTTTTGTTTAGAATagttgttttgtaataaaaatcgaattttcatcaccctaaccactttaaaatatcctatttcctacccttagcctagccccgttacaacccttacaaagaccttatgacttgtgcttagtattcgtgttcggtggtggagaatgattgagttgcaagcctatgcgggtacgtgttttaatcggttttgagcgattaattgttgaagtgctaatacattatacatattaGCCAATTTATAAGTCGAGTGGAGAGAACAtcgtgagggatgtgcatgacttgttagttttacgggcaggttaatcttggataaccattttttGTGATTAGTCACTTCACTgttaaatatgttgaaaactgtaaagagtttgaactttagtatgacaattgaccttaaccttcgtctcgggaatggggagtgtattcgttgttcgacccacgtgaaagtgaaaaacagatttgcttgagggcaagcaaaagacaagtgtggggatgtgatacgtggtcgaaaactggttatcgtttgtgcttaagttgatgtttttacatagcttttaatcttgaatagcctacttttaatgggattcgtgttttacaggtctaaaagagtttaaggagctaatcgggagctaaAAGGAGCACCGGGTCGTGAATCGGATCAACCaggatgtgaaatgaacaaaaccgggttaatcacgaagattggatgtgttttgggaatgttaatggatttaaaatgaatatattggaagatggcatgatagagggctgaattacgagtacATGGGCGAAAACAgtgagtaaaacggagctataacgaagaagttatgaagaaaacagtttcGGACAAAATAGCAAAAACTAGAGGCCGTCGGGGACGGGCTctaggccgtcgccgacgggctctaggccgtcgccgacgggctctagaaagtCTCGTCGTTAAAAAATGCCCGTAAACAGCCAAACAAGCCGTCGGGTGATTTCAGCAAatggggaggccgtcgccgacggg belongs to Helianthus annuus cultivar XRQ/B chromosome 5, HanXRQr2.0-SUNRISE, whole genome shotgun sequence and includes:
- the LOC110943693 gene encoding uncharacterized protein LOC110943693, with translation MAKTDDARDEIRSFRQLSREPLHEAFTRFKELIRKCLHHQIERWELVKCFVGGLDDETWNRLESASNGTLLSNHEDDDWEFLERMSKRSKAKESADRAKKHPTSRSWPDRDVNSKDRIETLERELACMKKREVNAVQYAVCEECGDIGHRTENCQATVEVNQVYGDRRQYDMNSNTYHLGLRNHPNFRYGNFSNQMNPNFQSGNQGGYSHQTRQRGYNQDGHGSTNNQGGGGDLNAKIDVMLSMMQKSKKENEIRDKSHEALAKQVGQLAEEMAQMRGSMGKLPGDTTVNPKHQGSNTSNVRNARVNAVSILLNDEVCSVESIPPPQLVDGVVENINDELEIEKEQETTSQSKIENVTKKSFCENCLNQLNPINVSKFEERCPPKDERWENFKQAKINLPLLDDIKKVPAHVECLKELSIEKRHNKLPEPVDLISHVSVVLSSALPQKAQDSGDSLITIQIGTFKIERVLLDLGACVSILPGNSHASKGVVEDVTVKVDDCYYPVDFLVVDYVGCVEDTQLVVILGRPFLATANAIINCATGTVSMKFGVRELNLNFFPNFTNPLGEDKFPKKDMNPNKKVCAMVGRFGEIRKKMVKKKKAKKSPLEKKKEEEVRKFRPFGNKWYESPVGDFEEFVGGKHDIRPP
- the LOC110943694 gene encoding putative uncharacterized protein DDB_G0279653 encodes the protein MHTRNSGRTSPLVYEPEIKRVARRNLASRLEATLASNQTIETPQFTSSIETNSMANQNSTQNQNQNPHQFQYRGTFNPSPNVQPIPQEQPGGNNSRPPTPPFQTRGPNNNQRTPPHQNLNRQNPLPTNLDDRNVNSDRRGNRDRDNPANEDPFFNIDDLRDAIPDDEPFSVPSYQSPEHVSVHTENSDDGGYYDDRANDDEDWGYVNRGNIYNARGFEDDEFGYQNANFVGNDDYGYGNVRNDGYGNNRQPRNNNPRNRDDGYYNNNNNANRNRIPQFVGGGNKGGDRRGDQRDNQRPVDQEVNGLRRHQQPPQGVNDRFRLVVTDNDSPIVCERRMFDCKPHYINILPHFNGRSNDEPYTHLAEFSSICSTIGGGIILHWRRSSFDYFSFR